The following are from one region of the Gloeomargarita lithophora Alchichica-D10 genome:
- a CDS encoding type II toxin-antitoxin system RelE family toxin: MAVKFRKEAIKFLQKAFPEDVARIQAQLNQLLIAVEEQGIIPFIDLDIKKMKGKWEGFYRLRVGKIRVIFALSTDSDSIEVITIGARGDVYK, encoded by the coding sequence ATGGCAGTCAAATTTCGCAAGGAAGCAATTAAGTTTTTGCAGAAGGCATTCCCTGAAGATGTTGCCAGAATTCAAGCTCAACTCAATCAGCTTCTTATCGCTGTTGAAGAGCAAGGCATCATTCCATTTATTGATCTAGATATTAAGAAAATGAAGGGGAAATGGGAGGGATTTTATCGGCTTCGAGTTGGCAAAATTAGAGTTATCTTTGCACTAAGTACTGATTCCGATAGCATTGAAGTCATCACAATTGGAGCTAGAGGAGATGTGTACAAGTAG